One Chaetodon auriga isolate fChaAug3 chromosome 14, fChaAug3.hap1, whole genome shotgun sequence genomic window carries:
- the znf593 gene encoding zinc finger protein 593 — protein sequence MGKSKQTGSHRSSKKKNISKTWKTKRRTKDLDQIHSDMKPETAAKLLHQEVDYDVTGCAQHYCLHCARYFVDMRSLKEHFRSKVHKKRLKKLREEPYTQAEAERAAGMGSYIPPKTVEVKTQPVEEDMD from the exons ATGGGCAagtccaaacaaacaggaagccaCAGGAGtagcaagaagaagaacatcTCAAAGACATGGAAGACCAAGCGCAGGACCAAAGACCTGGACCAGATCCACTCGGACATGAAGCCTGAGACCGCAGCCAAGCTGCTGCACCAGGAGGTGGACTACGACGTGACAGGATGCGCTCAGCACTACTGCTTACACTGCGC GAGATATTTTGTGGATATGAGATCCTTGAAAGAGCACTTCAGGAGTAAAGTGCACAAAAAACG GCTGAAAAAGCTCAGAGAGGAGCCCTACACCCAGGCTGAGGCGGAGAGAGCGGCAGGCATGGGCTCCTACATCCCACCAAAAACAGTCGAAGTGAAGACGCAGCCTGTGGAAGAGGACATGGACTGA